From one Lycium ferocissimum isolate CSIRO_LF1 chromosome 5, AGI_CSIRO_Lferr_CH_V1, whole genome shotgun sequence genomic stretch:
- the LOC132056306 gene encoding UNC93-like protein 1 → MGSYADEETGKGLPDSPPNNSIFRYNSPLVQVGLIGLVCFCCPGMFNALSGMGGGGQVDHTAANNANTALYTTFAIFGILGGGIYNILGPQKTLFCGCSTYILYAGSFLYYNHHKHQAFVVVAGALLGIGAGLLWAAQGAIMTSYPPHDRKGTYISMFWSIFNMGGVIGGLIPFASNYNRTTAASVNDGTYIGFMVFMAIGTFLSLAILHPSKVVRNDGSTCTNIKYSSVYVELIQILKLFGNWKMLLMVPASWASNFFYTYQFNNVNGVLFNLRTRGLNNVFYWGAQMIGSVFIGSIMDYSFKSRKTRGFAGIIVVGLLSTAVWGGGLAKQLDYTHEDVPDHIELLDFKDGSKFAGPFVLYFSYGLLDAMFQSMVYWVIGALADDSEVLSRYTGFYKGIQSAGGAVAWQVDSHNVPFVNQLIANWALTTISFPLLIALVVLAVKEDNKDEEGVVIPSNRDISTTVGKPNKE, encoded by the exons ATGGGTTCTTATGCAGATGAAGAAACTGGAAAAGGATTACCTGATTCACCTCCAAATAATTCAATTTTCAGGTATAATTCACCTTTGGTTCAGGTTGGTTTAATTGGATTGGTGTGCTTTTGTTGTCCAGGCATGTTCAATGCCCTCTCTGGTATGGGTGGTGGTGGTCAAGTTGACCACACAGCTGCTAACAACGCCAACACAGCACTCTACACAACTTTCGCCATATTTGGTATATTAGGTGGTGGAATTTACAACATATTAGGTCCACAAAAGACTCTGTTTTGTGGTTGTTCGACTTATATATTGTACGCGGGTTCTTTTCTCTACTACAATCACCACAAGCATCAAGCATTTGTGGTAGTGGCCGGCGCCCTTCTTGGTATTGGCGCCGGCCTTCTCTGGGCTGCCCAGGGAGCAATTATGACGTCGTATCCCCCACATGATAGGAAAGGTACTTATATCTCTATGTTTTGGAGTATTTTCAACATGGGTGGTGTCATTGGTGGTCTTATTCCTTTTGCATCGAATTATAATAGAACTACTGCGGCGTCTGTTAATGATGGTACTTATATTGGATTCATGGTCTTCATGGCTATCGGAACGTTTCTTTCTTTAGCGATTTTGCATCCCAGTAAAGTCGTTAGGAATGATGGTTCGACGTGTACTAATATTAAGTACTCCAGTGTGTACGTGGAATTAATACAAATTTTGAAACTGTTCGGGAACTGGAAGATGTTGTTGATGGTTCCAGCCTCGTGGGCTAGTAACTTTTTTTATACTTACCAGTTCAATAATGTTAATGGGGTGTTGTTCAATTTGAGGACTAGGGGTTTGAACAATGTGTTTTATTGGGGTGCACAGATGATTGGTTCGGTGTTCATCGGGTCCATAATGGACTACAGTTTTAAGAGCAGGAAGACTAGGGGATTTgctggtattattgttgttggccTGCTTTCAACAGCAGTTTGGGGTGGAGGACTAGCGAAACAGCTTGATTATACCCATGAGGATGTACCTGATCACATAGAATTACTGGATTTCAAGGATGGTTCGAAATTTGCAGGTCCATTCGTCTTGTATTTTAGTTATGGTTTACTCGATGCCATGTTTCAGAGCATGGTCTATTGGGTTATAGGAGCCTTGGCAGATGATTCTGAGGTTCTCAGCAG GTATACTGGCTTCTATAAAGGAATACAAAGTGCAGGGGGAGCAGTTGCTTGGCAAGTCGATTCACATAATGTACCATTCGTGAACCAGCTTATCGCGAATTGGGCGTTAACCACCATTAGTTTTCCATTATTGATAGCTCTTGTAGTATTAGCTGTGAAGGAAGACAACAAAGATGAAGAGGGAGTTGTCATTCCTTCAAACCGTGACATTAGTACTACAGTAGGCAAGCCCAATAAGGAATAG
- the LOC132058264 gene encoding uncharacterized protein LOC132058264, with translation MGACASRPKDLDKELAPAPVEEPATPKKTEQETPAPQEKKDGDEAKKEEPLVDVSEPAPEAPKIEEVTVAAAATEEVKPAKEEEETPKKAEEAKVEAVKEQPTEEKKVEETPKAAAQ, from the exons ATGGGAGCCTGTGCGAGCAGACCTAAGGATTTGGATAAAGAGTTGGCCCCTGCCCCCGTCGAGGAACCTGCCACCCCCAAGAAAACTGAGCAGGAAACTCCTGCTCCTCAG GAGAAGAAAGATGGGGACGAGGCTAAGAAGGAAGAGCCTTTGGTAGATGTGTCAGAACCAGCACCAGAGGCTCCCAAGATTGAGGAAGTAACCGTTGCTGCAGCCGCCACCGAGGAGGTGAAGCCGGcaaaggaggaggaggagacaCCCAAAAAGGCTGAGGAAGCCAAAGTTGAGGCTGTGAAGGAACAGCCAACAGAGGAGAAGAAGGTTGAGGAGACCCCAAAAGCTGCTGCCCAataa